The sequence GCTAAACAACAAAAGCGGGTAATGGTATCCGATGCTGGCCTTCGCGTTGCTAAAGATATAGCGGCGGGAAAGGCGAAACCTTTTCAATATCGTTCGGCCTGGTTAAGCGATGGTAATAAGGGTGATGAAGGCGGCCTGGGTATCCTGCGCAGCGGCCCGAATACCGACCAGCAATGTATCCTGCTAAAAGCGGCATCGCAGGGCATGGGCCATGGGCATTTCGACAGGTTGAATTTATTGTACTACGATAACGGCGGTGAGATCTTTAGTGATTACGGTTCGGCACGTTTCCTCAATATCGAATCGAAATTTGGCGGCGATTACCTGCCCGAAAATAAGACCTGGGCCAAACAAACCGTAGCGCATAATACGCTGGTGGCTGATGAAACATCGCACTACGGCGGCGAACTAAAAAATGCCGAGAAATATCACCCCGAATTATTGAAATTCGCTGCCAGCGAGCAATTGCAGGTGATCAGCGCCGAAGAAGATCACGCTTACGATGGTATCAAGATGCAGCGTACCAGCATCTTGTTTAAAGTGCCAGGGCTGGATAAAGATCTGCTGATCGATGTGGTGCGCGGCCTGTCGGGTAAAGACCACCAGTATGACCTGCCTTTCTGGTACCAGGGGCATATTACCGATCAGTCGTTCAAAACCAATGTGGTCACTAATAACCTGAAGGCTTTGGGCAAAAAGGATGGCTATCAGCATCTGTGGCTCAACAGCCAAAGCAACCTGCATAATGGCGACGACCATATCACCATCCTGAATAACCTGCGCTTTTACACCATCCATATCGCCGCCGATTCGGCCATGCAGGTAAAGCTGGTTACCCTCGGCGCAAACGACCCTAACATGGATCTGCGGACGGAGGAAAAGGCGTTCATCTTATCTAAACCAAAGGCAGCTAACCAAACCTTTGTTACCGTTACCGAAACCCATGGCCGCACCGACCCCACCGGCGAAACCACCACCGGCGCGGCCAGCAACGTAAGCGATTTAAAAGTGCTGAAAGATGACGAAACGCAAACTATATTTGCCTTCAGGGTGAAGCAAAAGGCTTACAAGCTAACCATTAACTATACTAACAAAAACAATTTTATACAGATAAATTAATATGATACAGAGCAGCGTATTTCAGTTTGAGCAAGAAACAGAGTGGCAGGACGTAGGCAACGGTTGCCAGCGCAAAATATTTGGTTACGATGATAAGGTGATGCTGGTGAAAGCCAAATTTGTGGCCGGCGGCGTTGGCCCGTTACATAGCCACCCGCACTCGCAGGTTACTTATGTTGATAGCGGCGTGTTTGAAATGACCATCGGCGACGAAACCAAAACCATCCGCAAAGGCGACGGCTATTATGTACCGCCTAACGTAGTGCACGGCGTAACCTGCACCGAGGCGGGGATGCTGATAGACGGGTTTAGTCCGTATAGGGAGGATTTTATATAGATCCTACCAACCCTCTAATAACCACATCGTCATTGCGAGCGTAGCGTGGCAATCCCCGATAAGCAGGGCCGCCCTGTAAAGCTGGGGATTGCCACGTCGCTATCGCTACTCGCAATGACGAATTGTAGAGTATTAACCGCTCTGCATGCCGATGAGTTACTCACCCGGTCCTCGCTTCGCTGGACCACCCTCTCTTGCCTTTGGCAAAAGAGGGAATGAGGTTTATCGGACACTGCTCCTGCCCTCTTTTCGCGTAGCGAAGAGAGGGGTCGACGAGCGAAGCAATGTCGGGGTGAGTAATTGCCGTGCGATTATACAGCGATAAGTTTTAACCTATCTAACCAAATGAAAAAAACATTAATAATCCTGCTAACGCTAATGATGGGCATTGGCGTGCATGCACAAACCGTACCGGCGGCTGCGGATTCGCCTAAAGTGGTAAAACCGGTGGCTTTACCATCCGGCTTTACATCGCAACTGAACGTGGTGTATACCGAGGTGAACGGCTGGAAAGGCCGCGTCGATTTATACCTGCCGCCAAACAACGGCAAACCTACACCGGTCATCATTAATATACACGGCGGCGGCTGGAACCATGGCGATAAGGAATCGCAGGGTGGTTTCGCGCTTTACTTTAAATTAGGCTACGCAGTAGCTAATATGGAGTACCGCCTGATGCAGGTAGCCAAAGCACCGGGTTGTGTAGAAGATACCCGCTGCATGCTCATCTACCTGATAAAAAATGCCAAAGCGCTGAATATCGATGTGAATAAGATCGTGATATCGGGCACATCGGCTGGGGCGCATTTAGCATTGATGGGCGGCCTGCTAATGAACGACCATCGCTTTGATACTAATTGCCCGGGTGTAGATAATATTAAAGTAGCGGCCATCATATCCAAATACGCCATCAGCGATGTATGGGATTGGGGCAACGGGGTGATCAAAAGCAAGTCGGTAGCCAACTGGCTGGGGGCTAATAATACGCCTGAGTTCGCTAAAGCGATGTCACCTATATTTTATGTGAACAAGAATAGTCCGCCAACATTTGTGGCGCATGGCAATGCCGATACCACAGTACCCTACCAGCAATCAGTAGACCTGCATAAAAAACTGGTAGAAATGGGTGTAAAGACCGAATTTATTACCGTTGAAGGCGGCGGCCACGGCAAGTGGACCAAAGAGCAGAACGCCGATGTGGACAAAGCCGTAGTGAAATTTCTTAAAGAAGTAGGTATATGAAAGTGCGGGGCTTACGCTGGTTCATCATCGGGTTGATCGGCCTGGCAACGGTGATCAATTATATCGACCGCAGTGCCATCAACATCATGTGGCCATATATCTACAAAGAGTTTGGCATTGCCGATGTGGACAATAAAAGCACGCTGGCGCTCATCACCACTTTTTTTATGATCGCCTATGCTATTGGGCAAACGGCCATGGGTAAAATTATGGATAGCATTGGTACGCGGCTGGGTATGGTGTTCTCCATCTCTTTATGGAGTATATCTATCGCCCTGCATGCACTGGCAAGGGGATTGGCATCGTTCAATATCTTCCGCTTTATGCTGGGCTTTAGCGAGGCCGGCAACTGGCCGGGCGCTACCAAAAGTAACGCCGAGTGGTTCCCGGCTAAGGAAAGAGCTATCGCGCAGGGGATATTCGGTGCGGGAGCATCGTTAGGGTCAGTAGTGGCGGCGCCAATTATCGCGGCCTTGTTCCTGGCTTTCGGCTGGAAACTGACCTTTGCTTGTATCGCTTTGCTGGGTGTGCTGTGGATCATCCCATGGCTGATCATCAATAAGAACACGCCCGATAAACATCCCTGGATAACCGAAGAAGAACAAACGCATATATTAACTAAACCCGCGGAAGCATTTGCAAATACCGAAGTTGCCTACACTTGGAAGCAACTTCTTGCTTTCCGCAATACCTGGGGCATTATCCTCAGCCGCTTTTTTATCGACCCGGTGTGGTGGCTTTTTGTTACCTGGCTGCCTACTTTCTTAAAAGAGCAGTTCCTGTTCGATATTAAACAGATCGGGGCTTTTACCTGGGTGCCCTACCTGTTCGCTGCTATCGGCGGTTTGCTGGGTGGTTTTTATTCGTCGCGATTGATCCGCAACGGTAAAGACCCGGTGAAGGCCCGCAAACTGGCAATAGCAATCGGCTGCGCGCTGATGCTGGCAGGCTTGACGGGCATCGTCATCTATCTTGATAGCCTTAAAGATAACCCAACACTGGCGATGGGCCTGATCAGTACCACACTTTTCGGTTTCCAGTTCCTCATCAATAACCTGCAAACCTTGCCGTCCGATTATTACAGCGGCAAAAATGTGGGGACGGTATCGGGCATGGGCGGCACGGCGGCGGTATTGGGCACCTTGCTCACCACCTGGATGGTGCCGGTGCTGACCAAAACCAGCTATACTTCCTTCTTTGTACTGGGCGCTTTACTGGTGCCCATCAGCTGGTTGTGTATCCAGTTCATTTATTCAAAAAAGACATTAAACTAAAAAATCATATAACAATGCGATTAAAAAATAAAGTAGCGATAGTGACCGGCGGCAGCCGCGATATTGGCCGCGCCGTATGTATAAAACTGGCGCAGGAAGGCGCCAAGATAGTCATCAATTACCGCGGCAATGAGCAGCAGGCGCTGGAGACCTTGAACATGGTAAAAGATGCCGGTGGTGAAGGCATCATCGTATACGCCGATGTAACAAAAACCGAAGACGTAGCCGCGCTGGTACAGGAAACCCGCGACGCTTTTGGCAACGAGATACACTTGTTGGTGAACGTTGCCGGTGGCCTTGTGGCCCGCAAACCCACTGCCGAAATGGACGAAGAATTTTGGGACCATGTAATGGCGCTAAACGTGCGTTCGGTATTTTTGGCGGTGAAACATACGGTGCCGTTTATGCCTGAGGGCAGCGCTATCGTTAACTTTGCATCGCTGGCCGGGCGCGACGGTGGTGGTGGCGGCGCCAGTGCCTACGCTACGGCCAAAGGCGCGGTAATGACCTATACCCGTGCGCTGGCCAAAGAGTTTGGCCCGAAGAATATCCGTGTCAACTCGGTAGCGGCTGGGATGATCTCAACATCGTTCCACGATACCTTTACCAAGCCCGAGATACGCGCCAATGTAGCCAACGCTACCCCGCTAAAACGCGAAGGCCGCGCCGAAGAGGTAGCTGACCTGGTAGCTTACCTGGCCAGCAGCGAAAGCAGTTTTATTACCGGGGCTAATGTGGATATTAATGGTGGGGTGGCGTTTTCGTGACCCCTCCCAAACCCTCCCCGAGGGGGAGGGCTTTAAAATAGCCTGTCGTTGCGAGGAGCAGCGGAGGAATAGTGAAGTGGGGCGACGCGGCAATCCCATAGCTTGAATATCATACTACGAGATTGCCGCGCTATCGCTCGCAATGACAGGTTGTAAATAAGAAACGGGGCTTGAGTTTACAACTCAAGCCCCGTTCTTTATTCTGGTAATTCTTAAATTCTGAAAATTCTGATTCAGACAATTACGCTGAGCAAGTCACGCAACCTTCTTCCATAGAGCAGGTTGGACCGGCTGGTATTTCGTCGACGATCTGGTCAACAATTTCAGGGATAACCGGATCCATGTTTTTGCCGCCCTGGTTCTCCACAGTAAATTTAACCGCTTGCGATGCCGCTTGTGTACGCAGGTAGTACATACCTGTTTTAAGGCCTTTCTTCCATGCATAGAAGTGCATCGAAGTAAGCTTGCTGGCATTTGGTGAGTTGATGAACAGGTTAAGCGATTGCGACTGGCAGATATAAGCGCCACGGTCGGCAGCCATATCAATGATGTTACGCATCTTAATTTCCCATACGGTTTTGTACAGGTCTTTCATATCCTGTGGTATCTCGGCAATATCCTGGATAGAACCATTAGCGCTGATGATCTTGTCCTTCATGGTGTTGTTCCACAGGCCACGGTTCACCAGATCGCGCAGCAGGTGTTTGTTCACGATCACAAACTCACCACTCAGTACACGGCGGGTGTAAATGTTTGAGGTGTATGGTTCAAAGCATTCGTTGTTACCTAATATCTGCGATGTTGAAGCAGTAGGCATTGGGGCTACTAACAGCGAGTTGCGCACGCCGTGGTTCATTACATCAAGGCGCAGGTTTGCCCAATCCCAACGGCCGCTTTCCGGCGATACATTCCACAGATCGAACTGGAATTTACCTTTTGACAGTGGCGAACCTTTAAAGGTTTTGTACGGGCCTTCTTTAATAGCCAGGTCTTTAGAAGCTGTCATCGAAGCAAAATAGATAGTCTCGAAGATCTCCTTGTTCAGTTTGCGGGCTTCGTCGCTTTCAAAAGGCATACGCAGCAAAATAAAGGCATCAGCCAAACCTTGTACGCCTAAACCAATAGGGCGGTGGCGCAGGTTGCTGTAGCGGGCCTCTTCAACCGGGTAGTAGTTATTATCGATGATCCTGTTCAGGTTCAAAGTAGCCTGGTAGGTCACTTCGTACAATTTATCATGATCGAACACACCATTGATCACAAAGCGTGGCAATGCCAGCGATGCCAGGTTACAAACGGCAACCTCTTTATCTGAGGTGTACTCGATGATCTCGGTGCACAGGTTAGAGCTTTTAATGGTACCTAAATTCTGCTGGTTAGATTTACCGTTGGCGGCATCTTTATACAACAGGTATGGTGTACCGGTTTCTACCTGGCTATCTAACACGGCAAACCAAAGTTCCTGCGCCTTGATTGTTTTGCGGGCGCGGCCTTCTTTTTCGTATTTGGTGTACAGGGCTTCAAATTCTGCACCCCAGCAGTCGGCTAAACCCGGTGCTTCGTGCGGGCAGAACAGGCTCCAATCCTCGTTAGCCTCTACGCGCTGCATAAACAGGTCGCTTACCCAAAGGGCGTAGAACAAATCGCGGGCGCGCATTTCTTCCTTACCGTGGTTTTTGCGCAGGTCAAGAAATTCTAAAATATCGGCATGCCATGGCTCTAAGTAAATAGCGAAGGCGCCTTTACGCTTGCCGCCGCCCTGGTCTACATAACGGGCAGTATCGTTAAATACGCGTAGCATTGGGATAATACCGTTGCTTGTACCGTTGGTGCCGCCAATGTACGAGCCGGTTGCACGCACATTATGGATGCTTAGACCGATACCACCGGCGCTTTGCGAAATTTTAGCCGTTTGTTTCAGGGTATCGTATATACCGTCGATGCTGTCTTCCTTCATGGTTAGCAGGAAGCAAGACGACATTTGCGGTTTTGGTGTACCGGCGTTGAACAAAGTAGGGGTTGCGTGGGTAAACCAGCGCTCACTCATCAGGTTGTAGGTTTTGATGGCGCTTTCAATATCGTTTTTGTGGATACCTACCGATACGCGCATAAACAGGTGCTGCGGGCGTTCGGCAACTTTACCATCCAGCTTTAACAGGTACGATTTTTCGAGGGTTTTAAAACCAAAATAGTCGAAGCCAAAATCGCGGTCGTATATAATGCTGCTATCCAGTTCTTCGGCGTTATCCATAATTATCTGGTAAACGTCGTCGGCCAGCAGGGGTGCCGGTTTACCGTTCTTTGGATCCACATATTCATACAGCAGCTTCATCGTTTCAGAGAACGATTTGATGGTATTTTTGTGCAGGTTTGATACCGCTATGCGCGATGCCAGCAAAGCATAATCGGGGTGCTTTGTGGTTAACGATGCCGCCGTCTCGGCTGCCAGGTTGTCCAGCTCGGAGGTAGTAACTCCGTCAAATAAACCTTCAATTACTTTCTTGGCCACATCGATGGGATCTACCAGCGATGGGAAACCATAGCACAATTTTTCGATACGTGCGGTGATCTTGTCAAATTTTACGGATTCCTTTCTGCCGTCTCTTTTTACTACAAACATTTTTGTCCCCCTGTTTTGTTCCGTTTGCGGAACGTGTTCTTGTTTCTGTTAATTAATCTCTATAAGTGTGATGGTTGGTTTCGGCTTATGTGTTTTATTAGAAGTCTTCGTCAAGCGAGAACGATTTCGTTTCGGCGCCGCCGCTGTTCAGTACGCCGCTTTTTTGGTAATCGCCCACGCG comes from Mucilaginibacter mali and encodes:
- a CDS encoding heparinase II/III domain-containing protein, which translates into the protein MMGIRKIWAAALVLGTAVQGFAQQHPNIMLTKANIAAVRQGVAKYPLLRSSFNEVKQQADRAIAKGIDVPVPKDGAGGYTHEQHKQNYQSMNACGIAYQVTGDKKYAAFVKDMLLKYAAQYESWPQHPKKKSNQIPGKIFWQCLNDFVWQVYTIQAYDLVHDAIPAGDRATIEQHLFMPILHYFTNECKETFDLIHNHGTWCLSAVGMTGYVINKPDYVQMALKGSAKDGKTGFLAQLDQLFSPDGYYTEGPYYQRYAMLPFVIFAKTIQQNQPQLQIFKYHNSILSKAIDASLQLTYTNGAFFPVNDAMKDKTFQSEELVYGVDIAYADIKSQADLLDVAKQQKRVMVSDAGLRVAKDIAAGKAKPFQYRSAWLSDGNKGDEGGLGILRSGPNTDQQCILLKAASQGMGHGHFDRLNLLYYDNGGEIFSDYGSARFLNIESKFGGDYLPENKTWAKQTVAHNTLVADETSHYGGELKNAEKYHPELLKFAASEQLQVISAEEDHAYDGIKMQRTSILFKVPGLDKDLLIDVVRGLSGKDHQYDLPFWYQGHITDQSFKTNVVTNNLKALGKKDGYQHLWLNSQSNLHNGDDHITILNNLRFYTIHIAADSAMQVKLVTLGANDPNMDLRTEEKAFILSKPKAANQTFVTVTETHGRTDPTGETTTGAASNVSDLKVLKDDETQTIFAFRVKQKAYKLTINYTNKNNFIQIN
- a CDS encoding MFS transporter, with the protein product MKVRGLRWFIIGLIGLATVINYIDRSAINIMWPYIYKEFGIADVDNKSTLALITTFFMIAYAIGQTAMGKIMDSIGTRLGMVFSISLWSISIALHALARGLASFNIFRFMLGFSEAGNWPGATKSNAEWFPAKERAIAQGIFGAGASLGSVVAAPIIAALFLAFGWKLTFACIALLGVLWIIPWLIINKNTPDKHPWITEEEQTHILTKPAEAFANTEVAYTWKQLLAFRNTWGIILSRFFIDPVWWLFVTWLPTFLKEQFLFDIKQIGAFTWVPYLFAAIGGLLGGFYSSRLIRNGKDPVKARKLAIAIGCALMLAGLTGIVIYLDSLKDNPTLAMGLISTTLFGFQFLINNLQTLPSDYYSGKNVGTVSGMGGTAAVLGTLLTTWMVPVLTKTSYTSFFVLGALLVPISWLCIQFIYSKKTLN
- a CDS encoding alpha/beta hydrolase, which encodes MKKTLIILLTLMMGIGVHAQTVPAAADSPKVVKPVALPSGFTSQLNVVYTEVNGWKGRVDLYLPPNNGKPTPVIINIHGGGWNHGDKESQGGFALYFKLGYAVANMEYRLMQVAKAPGCVEDTRCMLIYLIKNAKALNIDVNKIVISGTSAGAHLALMGGLLMNDHRFDTNCPGVDNIKVAAIISKYAISDVWDWGNGVIKSKSVANWLGANNTPEFAKAMSPIFYVNKNSPPTFVAHGNADTTVPYQQSVDLHKKLVEMGVKTEFITVEGGGHGKWTKEQNADVDKAVVKFLKEVGI
- a CDS encoding SDR family NAD(P)-dependent oxidoreductase is translated as MRLKNKVAIVTGGSRDIGRAVCIKLAQEGAKIVINYRGNEQQALETLNMVKDAGGEGIIVYADVTKTEDVAALVQETRDAFGNEIHLLVNVAGGLVARKPTAEMDEEFWDHVMALNVRSVFLAVKHTVPFMPEGSAIVNFASLAGRDGGGGGASAYATAKGAVMTYTRALAKEFGPKNIRVNSVAAGMISTSFHDTFTKPEIRANVANATPLKREGRAEEVADLVAYLASSESSFITGANVDINGGVAFS
- a CDS encoding cupin domain-containing protein, with amino-acid sequence MIQSSVFQFEQETEWQDVGNGCQRKIFGYDDKVMLVKAKFVAGGVGPLHSHPHSQVTYVDSGVFEMTIGDETKTIRKGDGYYVPPNVVHGVTCTEAGMLIDGFSPYREDFI
- a CDS encoding ribonucleoside-diphosphate reductase subunit alpha — translated: MFVVKRDGRKESVKFDKITARIEKLCYGFPSLVDPIDVAKKVIEGLFDGVTTSELDNLAAETAASLTTKHPDYALLASRIAVSNLHKNTIKSFSETMKLLYEYVDPKNGKPAPLLADDVYQIIMDNAEELDSSIIYDRDFGFDYFGFKTLEKSYLLKLDGKVAERPQHLFMRVSVGIHKNDIESAIKTYNLMSERWFTHATPTLFNAGTPKPQMSSCFLLTMKEDSIDGIYDTLKQTAKISQSAGGIGLSIHNVRATGSYIGGTNGTSNGIIPMLRVFNDTARYVDQGGGKRKGAFAIYLEPWHADILEFLDLRKNHGKEEMRARDLFYALWVSDLFMQRVEANEDWSLFCPHEAPGLADCWGAEFEALYTKYEKEGRARKTIKAQELWFAVLDSQVETGTPYLLYKDAANGKSNQQNLGTIKSSNLCTEIIEYTSDKEVAVCNLASLALPRFVINGVFDHDKLYEVTYQATLNLNRIIDNNYYPVEEARYSNLRHRPIGLGVQGLADAFILLRMPFESDEARKLNKEIFETIYFASMTASKDLAIKEGPYKTFKGSPLSKGKFQFDLWNVSPESGRWDWANLRLDVMNHGVRNSLLVAPMPTASTSQILGNNECFEPYTSNIYTRRVLSGEFVIVNKHLLRDLVNRGLWNNTMKDKIISANGSIQDIAEIPQDMKDLYKTVWEIKMRNIIDMAADRGAYICQSQSLNLFINSPNASKLTSMHFYAWKKGLKTGMYYLRTQAASQAVKFTVENQGGKNMDPVIPEIVDQIVDEIPAGPTCSMEEGCVTCSA